One genomic region from Sciurus carolinensis chromosome 2, mSciCar1.2, whole genome shotgun sequence encodes:
- the Znf831 gene encoding zinc finger protein 831 isoform X7: MEAPESTCPAPPARDQLAPAPGPPGPPAGQASPRLTLSPATLPPEPGLPSALLLKALPIPLYHTVPPGGLQPRAPLVTGSLDGGSVPFILGPLLQPEGPGPTQAGKPTAPTLTVNIVGALPVLSPGLGPALGSPGKARSAGRHLCPHCGRDCLKPSVLEKHIRSHTGERPFPCATCHIAFKTQSNLYKHRRTQTHLNNSRLSLESEAGGSSLLEEGDRVGEPSPADGSGETRNQRTGEGAPETPLSPGAHLSLVAKNQDTKAEVAPCPGSALAHTEAPLDSTQTVSPGLLLASTQPARKLPEPKSSSLPRQQEASSEKPWEAKAPEGRLRKCESTDSGYLSRSDSAEQPPVPSSPLHSLSELSAESEGEGGLGPGPGATTAEQGGPGASLELEKRRLEERIAQLISHNQAVVDDPQLDHVRPRKTVLSKQGSIDLPTPYTYKDSFHFDIRARDPGRRRAALSPAHSTFTPLDKGRPLFFHSVPTQLSTTVECVPITRSNSLPFVEGSRTWPEPRALKDACPRTQKPLSPRPTPARQGCRSGLTLADVPSGHPRALVRQAAVEDLPCALAGDTSAPIEDPGGKRIVSVEGASWKGRATSKKCGQRKLKMFSQEKWQVYGHETFRRLYQKVKTSHQGGQRAREVGAGQGKDAALPSQEPAAGGGSTAPSQDSRARILGDVSVEAKPGSWGSLPAPEGSLETEPPKQTKTEARTGDSDPSGAARTVSSPTLSSREPSHPDSRNPPLPPKEGLETGWPLPPAPGPLQGADLEVPSLTLPASKVGGGVPGGGGMKETGPWAQAVLRRPSGSSGEPWPAEDKHPSERKKLKVDERDSLEQTEPLGTETPADPVQSSSLPCQRQDGAHGEMSGGSAQQDSEGLESSVASSAAPAAALSWAGLGDKKPTPLAADGDQGHRCQLAMPPQAPGVLAALAEGTFLPKYLLRVPQGKTPSALPATQRPRQGQDSLCTTGRPEERAPVGPGLGTPWSLSPVSGPNSGGADGIPEHPSWSGPRDGGREAHEGREKGDGTDSRVPAASESPGSTTGPPWELTSFPPTPTGDTVAQDAGGEAHTTLRLCTGSTLAGASTSEGVLNLPTPSGELGGSPEEAPEGLPSEPPAVRDPRCAWQPSSFLRALTRPQGLSLGQPQQALSLHLGTPRSCGAQSPFPSLRAEPRLTWCCLSRSLPLPAEQEKAASVYEAPRVPRGSLQRASPCAPPVSNGGRTGRSPGGGEPVQAPQLSHPMAPGRRSQDQPSDPEWKKGLFRRRVKTSRGTNKQKRLKINPKRYEGTFWQSRAPLRASRLRKPLWVPRSCPRLRLEGPEPHGTLRNSG, from the exons ATGGAGGCTCCAGAGTCCACCTGTCCCGCCCCGCCTGCCAGGGACCAGCTGGCTCCTGCGCCTGGCCCCCCAGGGCCCCCAGCTGGGCAGGCCTCACCTCGGCTGACTCTGAGTCCTGCCACCCTGCCGCCAGAGCCGGGGCTGCCCTCCGCCCTGCTCCTGAAGGCCCTCCCCATCCCACTGTACCACACGGTGCCTCCGGGCGGCCTCCAGCCCCGCGCCCCTCTCGTGACAGGCAGCCTGGACGGGGGCAGTGTGCCCTTCATCCTCGGCCCCCTGCTCCAGCCTGAAGGACCTGGCCCCACCCAGGCAGGCAAGCCAACGGCCCCGACGCTGACGGTGAACATTGTGGGTGCCCTGCCTGTCCTGTCCCCAGGCCTGGGGCCCGCACTGGGCAGCCCAGGCAAGGCACGGAGTGCCGgcaggcacctctgcccacacTGTGGCCGGGACTGCCTGAAGCCCAGCGTTTTGGAGAAGCACATCCGGTCCCACACGGGCGAGAGGCCCTTCCCATGTGCCACCTGTCACATCGCCTTTAAGACCCAGAGCAACCTCTACAAGCACAGGCGGACCCAGACTCACCTCAACAACTCCCGTCTGTCCTTGGAGTCCGAGGCGGGTGGGAGCAGCCTCCTGGAGGAGGGGGACAGGGTCGGAGAGCCCTCCCCAGCAGACGGCAGCGGGGAAACCCGGAACCAGAGGACTGGCGAAGGAGCACCAGAGACGCCCCTCTCCCCAGGTGCCCACCTGTCCCTTGTCGCCAAGAACCAAGACACGAAGGCGGAGGTTGCGCCCTGTCCAGGGTCCGCCCTTGCCCACACGGAGGCTCCTTTGGACTCCACCCAGACGGTGTCACCTGGGCTCCTGCTGGCCAGCACACAGCCCGCGCGGAAGCTGCCAGAACCGAAGTCAAGCTCCCTGCCGCGGCAGCAGGAGGCGTCCTCTGAGAAGCCCTGGGAAGCCAAGGCCCCCGAGGGCCGACTCAGGAAGTGTGAGAGCACGGACTCAGGGTACCTGTCGCGCTCAGACAGCGCGGAGCAGCCGCCCGTGCCCTCCAGCCCCCTTCACAGCCTGTCGGAGCTCAGTGCTGAGTCGGAGGGGGAGGGCGGCCTGGGCCCGGGGCCCGGGGCCACCACGGCGGAGCAGGGAGGGCCGGGGGCCAGCCTGGAGCTGGAGAAGAGGCGGCTGGAGGAGCGCATCGCCCAGCTCATCTCCCACAACCAGGCTGTGGTGGACGACCCCCAGCTGGACCACGTGCGGCCCCGCAAGACCGTCCTGTCCAAGCAGGGCAGCATTGACCTGCCCACGCCCTACACCTACAAGGACTCCTTCCACTTTGATATCCGGGCGCGGGACCCCGGGCGCAGGAGGGCGGCCCTCAGCCCCGCCCATTCCACCTTCACCCCGCTGGACAAGGGGCGGCCCCTCTTCTTCCACTCTGTCCCCACTCAGCTGTCCACCACTGTGGAATGTGTCCCCATCACCAGGAGCAATTCACTGCCTTTTGTCGAGGGCTCCAGGACCTGGCCAGAGCCACGGGCCTTGAAGGATGCCTGCCCCAGGACACAGAAGCCCCTGAGCCCCAGGCCCACCCCAGCCCGGCAGGGCTGCCGCTCTGGGCTGACCTTGGCAGATGTCCCCAGTGGCCACCCCCGGGCCCTGGTCAGACAGGCTGCGGTGGAAGACCTGCCATGTGCCCTCgctggagacacctctgcccccATAGAGGACCCTGGTGGAAAGAGAATTGTCTCGGTGGAGGGGGCAAGCTGGAAGGGCAGAGCGACCAGTAAGAAGTGTGGCCAGCGGAAGCTGAAGATGTTCTCCCAGGAGAAGTGGCAGGTGTATGGGCATGAGACGTTCAGGAGGCTCTACCAGAAAGTGAAAACTAGCCACCAGGGAGGCCAGAGAGCCAGGGAGGTGGGAGCGGGCCAGGGGAAAGACGCGGCCCTCCCTTCCCAGGAGCCGGCAGCGGGGGGCGGGAGCACAGCTCCATCCCAAGACAGCAGGGCCCGCATCCTTGGGGACGTTTCTGTAGAGGCCAAGCCAGGGTCCTGGGGAAGCCTGCCAGCCCCCGAGGGCTCCTTGGAGACTGAGCCTCCTAAGCAGACGAAGACAGAGGCCAGAACAGGAGACAGTGACCCGTCTGGGGCAGCCAGGACTGTGTCCTCCCCGACCCTCAGCAGCAGAGAACCCTCCCATCCAGACAGCAGGAACCCTCCGCTTCCTCCAAAGGAGGGGCTGGAAACAGGATGGCCGCTGCCCCCAGCACCTGGGCCACTCCAAGGAGCTGACCTAGAGGTGCCCAGTCTGACTTTGCCAGCTTCCAAGGTGGGAGGGGGCgttcctgggggtgggggcatgaAGGAGACCGGTCCTTGGGCCCAAGCTGTCTTGAGACGGCCCAGCGGTAGCTCTGGGGAGCCCTGGCCTGCCGAGGACAAGCATCCCTCAGAGAGAAAGAAGCTGAAGGTGGATGAGCGGGACTCCCTGGAGCAGACAGAACCCCTGGGGACAGAGACCCCAGCTGACCCTGTGCAGTCTTCCTCCCTGCCATGTCAGAGGCAGGATGGAGCCCATGGGGAGATGTCAGGGGGCAGTGCCCAGCAGGACTCCGAAGGCCTGGAGTCCTCTGTTGCCTCGTcagctgctcctgctgctgccctgagctgggcagggctgggggacaAGAAGCCCACACCACTTGCTGCTGATGGGGACCAGGGGCACCGTTGCCAGCTGGCCATGCCACCTCAGGCTCCTGGTGTCCTTGCTGCTCTGGCAGAGGGCACCTTTCTCCCCAAGTACCTCCTTAGGGTACCTCAGGGAAAGACCCCCTCAGCACTGCCTGCCACCCAGAGGCCACGGCAAGGTCAAGACTCTCTCTGCACAACTGGACGACCTGAGGAACGAGCACCCGTTggaccagggctggggacacCCTGGTCTCTCAGCCCCGTCTCAGGCCCAAACTCGGGTGGAGCAGATGGCATCCCGGAGCACCCCAGCTGGTCTGGGCCAAGGGATGGCGGACGAGAGGCTCACGAGGGCAGGGAGAAGGGCGATGGGACAGACAGCAGAGTCCCAGCAGCCAGCGAGTCTCCTGGCTCGACCACAGGGCCCCCCTGGGAATTGACCTCCTTCCCGCCCACCCCCACGGGTGACACCGTGGCCCAGGATGCGGGAGGTGAGGCCCACACCACTCTTCGCCTTTGCACGGGCAGTACGTTGGCAGGGGCCAGCACCTCGGAGGGGGTCCTGAATCTCCCGACTCCCAGCGGGGAGCTGGGGGGGTCTCCTGAGGAAGCTCCAGAAGGCCTTCCTTCAGAGCCACCTGCAGTGCGTGACCCCCGCTGCGCCTGGCAGCCCAGCTCCTTCCTCAGGGCCCTCACCCGGCCCCAGGGCTTGTCTCTGGGCCAGCCACAACAGGCCCTGTCACTTCACTTAGGGACGCCCAGGAGCTGCGGAGCCCAAAGCCCCTTCCCCTCGCTGAGGGCTGAGCCCCGGCTCACGTGGTGCTGCTTGAGCCGCAGCCTGCCTCTGCCCGCGGAGCAGGAGAAGGCCGCCTCGGTGTACGAGGCTCCCCGCGTCCCCCGCGGCAGCCTCCAGCGTGCGAGCCCCTGTGCCCCGCCTGTGAGCAACGGAGGAAGGACCGGGAGGagccctggaggaggagagccgGTGCAGGCACCTCAG CTCTCCCACCCAATGGCCCCAGGGAGGAGGTCCCAGGACCAGCCATCTGATCCAGAATGGAAGAAAGGACTGTTTCGCAGGAGAGTGAAGACATCTCGTGGGACCAACAAGCAGAAAAGACTGAAGATCAATCCTAAAAG
- the Znf831 gene encoding zinc finger protein 831 isoform X4, with translation MEAPESTCPAPPARDQLAPAPGPPGPPAGQASPRLTLSPATLPPEPGLPSALLLKALPIPLYHTVPPGGLQPRAPLVTGSLDGGSVPFILGPLLQPEGPGPTQAGKPTAPTLTVNIVGALPVLSPGLGPALGSPGKARSAGRHLCPHCGRDCLKPSVLEKHIRSHTGERPFPCATCHIAFKTQSNLYKHRRTQTHLNNSRLSLESEAGGSSLLEEGDRVGEPSPADGSGETRNQRTGEGAPETPLSPGAHLSLVAKNQDTKAEVAPCPGSALAHTEAPLDSTQTVSPGLLLASTQPARKLPEPKSSSLPRQQEASSEKPWEAKAPEGRLRKCESTDSGYLSRSDSAEQPPVPSSPLHSLSELSAESEGEGGLGPGPGATTAEQGGPGASLELEKRRLEERIAQLISHNQAVVDDPQLDHVRPRKTVLSKQGSIDLPTPYTYKDSFHFDIRARDPGRRRAALSPAHSTFTPLDKGRPLFFHSVPTQLSTTVECVPITRSNSLPFVEGSRTWPEPRALKDACPRTQKPLSPRPTPARQGCRSGLTLADVPSGHPRALVRQAAVEDLPCALAGDTSAPIEDPGGKRIVSVEGASWKGRATSKKCGQRKLKMFSQEKWQVYGHETFRRLYQKVKTSHQGGQRAREVGAGQGKDAALPSQEPAAGGGSTAPSQDSRARILGDVSVEAKPGSWGSLPAPEGSLETEPPKQTKTEARTGDSDPSGAARTVSSPTLSSREPSHPDSRNPPLPPKEGLETGWPLPPAPGPLQGADLEVPSLTLPASKVGGGVPGGGGMKETGPWAQAVLRRPSGSSGEPWPAEDKHPSERKKLKVDERDSLEQTEPLGTETPADPVQSSSLPCQRQDGAHGEMSGGSAQQDSEGLESSVASSAAPAAALSWAGLGDKKPTPLAADGDQGHRCQLAMPPQAPGVLAALAEGTFLPKYLLRVPQGKTPSALPATQRPRQGQDSLCTTGRPEERAPVGPGLGTPWSLSPVSGPNSGGADGIPEHPSWSGPRDGGREAHEGREKGDGTDSRVPAASESPGSTTGPPWELTSFPPTPTGDTVAQDAGGEAHTTLRLCTGSTLAGASTSEGVLNLPTPSGELGGSPEEAPEGLPSEPPAVRDPRCAWQPSSFLRALTRPQGLSLGQPQQALSLHLGTPRSCGAQSPFPSLRAEPRLTWCCLSRSLPLPAEQEKAASVYEAPRVPRGSLQRASPCAPPVSNGGRTGRSPGGGEPVQAPQLSHPMAPGRRSQDQPSDPEWKKGLFRRRVKTSRGTNKQKRLKINPKRYEGTFWQSRAPLRASRLRKPLWVPRSCPRLRLEGPEPHGTLRNSGPCRHPEWW, from the exons ATGGAGGCTCCAGAGTCCACCTGTCCCGCCCCGCCTGCCAGGGACCAGCTGGCTCCTGCGCCTGGCCCCCCAGGGCCCCCAGCTGGGCAGGCCTCACCTCGGCTGACTCTGAGTCCTGCCACCCTGCCGCCAGAGCCGGGGCTGCCCTCCGCCCTGCTCCTGAAGGCCCTCCCCATCCCACTGTACCACACGGTGCCTCCGGGCGGCCTCCAGCCCCGCGCCCCTCTCGTGACAGGCAGCCTGGACGGGGGCAGTGTGCCCTTCATCCTCGGCCCCCTGCTCCAGCCTGAAGGACCTGGCCCCACCCAGGCAGGCAAGCCAACGGCCCCGACGCTGACGGTGAACATTGTGGGTGCCCTGCCTGTCCTGTCCCCAGGCCTGGGGCCCGCACTGGGCAGCCCAGGCAAGGCACGGAGTGCCGgcaggcacctctgcccacacTGTGGCCGGGACTGCCTGAAGCCCAGCGTTTTGGAGAAGCACATCCGGTCCCACACGGGCGAGAGGCCCTTCCCATGTGCCACCTGTCACATCGCCTTTAAGACCCAGAGCAACCTCTACAAGCACAGGCGGACCCAGACTCACCTCAACAACTCCCGTCTGTCCTTGGAGTCCGAGGCGGGTGGGAGCAGCCTCCTGGAGGAGGGGGACAGGGTCGGAGAGCCCTCCCCAGCAGACGGCAGCGGGGAAACCCGGAACCAGAGGACTGGCGAAGGAGCACCAGAGACGCCCCTCTCCCCAGGTGCCCACCTGTCCCTTGTCGCCAAGAACCAAGACACGAAGGCGGAGGTTGCGCCCTGTCCAGGGTCCGCCCTTGCCCACACGGAGGCTCCTTTGGACTCCACCCAGACGGTGTCACCTGGGCTCCTGCTGGCCAGCACACAGCCCGCGCGGAAGCTGCCAGAACCGAAGTCAAGCTCCCTGCCGCGGCAGCAGGAGGCGTCCTCTGAGAAGCCCTGGGAAGCCAAGGCCCCCGAGGGCCGACTCAGGAAGTGTGAGAGCACGGACTCAGGGTACCTGTCGCGCTCAGACAGCGCGGAGCAGCCGCCCGTGCCCTCCAGCCCCCTTCACAGCCTGTCGGAGCTCAGTGCTGAGTCGGAGGGGGAGGGCGGCCTGGGCCCGGGGCCCGGGGCCACCACGGCGGAGCAGGGAGGGCCGGGGGCCAGCCTGGAGCTGGAGAAGAGGCGGCTGGAGGAGCGCATCGCCCAGCTCATCTCCCACAACCAGGCTGTGGTGGACGACCCCCAGCTGGACCACGTGCGGCCCCGCAAGACCGTCCTGTCCAAGCAGGGCAGCATTGACCTGCCCACGCCCTACACCTACAAGGACTCCTTCCACTTTGATATCCGGGCGCGGGACCCCGGGCGCAGGAGGGCGGCCCTCAGCCCCGCCCATTCCACCTTCACCCCGCTGGACAAGGGGCGGCCCCTCTTCTTCCACTCTGTCCCCACTCAGCTGTCCACCACTGTGGAATGTGTCCCCATCACCAGGAGCAATTCACTGCCTTTTGTCGAGGGCTCCAGGACCTGGCCAGAGCCACGGGCCTTGAAGGATGCCTGCCCCAGGACACAGAAGCCCCTGAGCCCCAGGCCCACCCCAGCCCGGCAGGGCTGCCGCTCTGGGCTGACCTTGGCAGATGTCCCCAGTGGCCACCCCCGGGCCCTGGTCAGACAGGCTGCGGTGGAAGACCTGCCATGTGCCCTCgctggagacacctctgcccccATAGAGGACCCTGGTGGAAAGAGAATTGTCTCGGTGGAGGGGGCAAGCTGGAAGGGCAGAGCGACCAGTAAGAAGTGTGGCCAGCGGAAGCTGAAGATGTTCTCCCAGGAGAAGTGGCAGGTGTATGGGCATGAGACGTTCAGGAGGCTCTACCAGAAAGTGAAAACTAGCCACCAGGGAGGCCAGAGAGCCAGGGAGGTGGGAGCGGGCCAGGGGAAAGACGCGGCCCTCCCTTCCCAGGAGCCGGCAGCGGGGGGCGGGAGCACAGCTCCATCCCAAGACAGCAGGGCCCGCATCCTTGGGGACGTTTCTGTAGAGGCCAAGCCAGGGTCCTGGGGAAGCCTGCCAGCCCCCGAGGGCTCCTTGGAGACTGAGCCTCCTAAGCAGACGAAGACAGAGGCCAGAACAGGAGACAGTGACCCGTCTGGGGCAGCCAGGACTGTGTCCTCCCCGACCCTCAGCAGCAGAGAACCCTCCCATCCAGACAGCAGGAACCCTCCGCTTCCTCCAAAGGAGGGGCTGGAAACAGGATGGCCGCTGCCCCCAGCACCTGGGCCACTCCAAGGAGCTGACCTAGAGGTGCCCAGTCTGACTTTGCCAGCTTCCAAGGTGGGAGGGGGCgttcctgggggtgggggcatgaAGGAGACCGGTCCTTGGGCCCAAGCTGTCTTGAGACGGCCCAGCGGTAGCTCTGGGGAGCCCTGGCCTGCCGAGGACAAGCATCCCTCAGAGAGAAAGAAGCTGAAGGTGGATGAGCGGGACTCCCTGGAGCAGACAGAACCCCTGGGGACAGAGACCCCAGCTGACCCTGTGCAGTCTTCCTCCCTGCCATGTCAGAGGCAGGATGGAGCCCATGGGGAGATGTCAGGGGGCAGTGCCCAGCAGGACTCCGAAGGCCTGGAGTCCTCTGTTGCCTCGTcagctgctcctgctgctgccctgagctgggcagggctgggggacaAGAAGCCCACACCACTTGCTGCTGATGGGGACCAGGGGCACCGTTGCCAGCTGGCCATGCCACCTCAGGCTCCTGGTGTCCTTGCTGCTCTGGCAGAGGGCACCTTTCTCCCCAAGTACCTCCTTAGGGTACCTCAGGGAAAGACCCCCTCAGCACTGCCTGCCACCCAGAGGCCACGGCAAGGTCAAGACTCTCTCTGCACAACTGGACGACCTGAGGAACGAGCACCCGTTggaccagggctggggacacCCTGGTCTCTCAGCCCCGTCTCAGGCCCAAACTCGGGTGGAGCAGATGGCATCCCGGAGCACCCCAGCTGGTCTGGGCCAAGGGATGGCGGACGAGAGGCTCACGAGGGCAGGGAGAAGGGCGATGGGACAGACAGCAGAGTCCCAGCAGCCAGCGAGTCTCCTGGCTCGACCACAGGGCCCCCCTGGGAATTGACCTCCTTCCCGCCCACCCCCACGGGTGACACCGTGGCCCAGGATGCGGGAGGTGAGGCCCACACCACTCTTCGCCTTTGCACGGGCAGTACGTTGGCAGGGGCCAGCACCTCGGAGGGGGTCCTGAATCTCCCGACTCCCAGCGGGGAGCTGGGGGGGTCTCCTGAGGAAGCTCCAGAAGGCCTTCCTTCAGAGCCACCTGCAGTGCGTGACCCCCGCTGCGCCTGGCAGCCCAGCTCCTTCCTCAGGGCCCTCACCCGGCCCCAGGGCTTGTCTCTGGGCCAGCCACAACAGGCCCTGTCACTTCACTTAGGGACGCCCAGGAGCTGCGGAGCCCAAAGCCCCTTCCCCTCGCTGAGGGCTGAGCCCCGGCTCACGTGGTGCTGCTTGAGCCGCAGCCTGCCTCTGCCCGCGGAGCAGGAGAAGGCCGCCTCGGTGTACGAGGCTCCCCGCGTCCCCCGCGGCAGCCTCCAGCGTGCGAGCCCCTGTGCCCCGCCTGTGAGCAACGGAGGAAGGACCGGGAGGagccctggaggaggagagccgGTGCAGGCACCTCAG CTCTCCCACCCAATGGCCCCAGGGAGGAGGTCCCAGGACCAGCCATCTGATCCAGAATGGAAGAAAGGACTGTTTCGCAGGAGAGTGAAGACATCTCGTGGGACCAACAAGCAGAAAAGACTGAAGATCAATCCTAAAAG